The Sparus aurata chromosome 10, fSpaAur1.1, whole genome shotgun sequence genome includes the window AAATAATATAGGttaaaacagtcaaagaattgtaatatacatttaatatgataaacattaaaaagaccAACGTTTTAGAATTCTATGAGCAGTTAGAGCACTGATATAAAACATGTCATTATTAGTGAATATGCTTGATGTGTGACTGTGATTGTGAGATAAAAATAAAGTGAACGGCATGCAACATTGTTCCTGCAGTGTGAAATCTACACCTGGATGTTGATCCAAGCTGCAGTGAAAAGGAATGGAATACACAGTGTGACCGGAGCTTATCTGTTGACACGCTGCCAGAACATTTAAGGACTTTGACCTTGCAGCTAGTGAGCTGAAGTCTTGCTGTGCGCAAAAAGGTAAGAGGACGTTTTAAAATTCAAATCTTACCTTAGTCTATCTGTGCAGATTTGATTAATCCATTCTGAAAAATGATGTGTTCTCAACTGCAGCTATAATCATCTTTCATCAAAGTTGTTCAGAagttaaatgtgaaaaagtCACAATAAGGTCTGAATCTATTGAAATAATATTAACTCTGCCTTGGCATAGATAGTTTAGATGGCGTGAACTCGATGTCTTCAGTTGGAACTTTGCCTCTGTTTTAAACATGATAGTGAATATGCTGATGTGAAAATAGTTTATAGTGTAAGTAATCTGTAATATGTTAACCCTTTAGGCactaggttttttttaaaaaaaatctagattttgacatctaaatctCAGAAGGCTGTGGCTTGAAAGTGGtttgagatagagagagagagagacaaagtgtaaatgaaacagatattgagaatgacctaaGTGTATGTAGGGAGTAAattttcccatctaatttgcatattatggcatcgtttgtttttaatactttgtgatattatgtggtgatattactctgtgattttatgcttttatcctatgtaagaTGACCTTAGGTGACTTGAAAGGCACcgtcaaacaaataaaatgtattattatttttatcatatggcagcggccatattggattatgtaatttccatgaaatacctgatattttgaaagagagttgaacttatttcatcagattcatcccctccGCGACTAGCACGCTGACTAATTTACCAACCGTCATCTCCCAAACGTAGATTTTCcccttcagaatcagaatctgcGAATAGGAGCACAATCACTTCTCTACATGTCAACTTTTTGCTCgccattgtcgtttatttcgtctcaataactTCTAAATCAGGCAAAACCGTTTCAGCAAATAGCTTCGTGGCACACTGTCTCCGGTCTCTCACCCAACAGTTTGCATGGGATTTCCTCAAACAATTTGCATTGAAGCAGGACGTATTTCCAGCTAAGGTCTAAGTACgggatgtctgccaactagtggtggggagCATGAATGACATATAACACTCAATTCTGAGaaaactgttttgttcagtaccaCTGggtgtcgcaaatttgcgaatgtggcgcctaaagggttaatgTGTTGCCCTGTGTTTTATGATTTCAGATGTTTCCTTCATGGAATAGTTCAGATCAGCGTCTGCCAAGAGGCGTTATTGTTGGTGGTGTGGCTGTTTCTGCAGTGTGTGGTTCTGCAGCAGTTGCTTTATGGATGTGGAAACGTTCCAAAAAATGTGAGACACCAACTCGATTTCTTGTAACACTGTGTCATGAGGCGGTCATTCAAATTTTCCTTACAGCCTttgaagataaaaacatgttcatAGTATTATCTCTATTtcacattattattaatgaAAATAGGAAATGTAGACATAAACTGATCCATATCCTTCATTGACTTTGATCTTAAACTGTCTTAGTGGTCAAAATAATTGGTAGATGAATATGAGAAACAGGTGGAGGCAAGGATCTTTAGCTTTTTTTGatagaaatgaaaaagaaaacatcagacttGGAAAAAGCTTTATGTGGGTTTAGCACCGACTTGAATATAAAGTAATTATAGTtgttgtgccctgtcatgtaaAACCTTCTTTTAACAAAATCATGTATATGTATTTACCTCTTGTTataatcataattataattGTCTTCTCTCATTTAGCGTCACAACATTCCTCTTCAAAAGAAGGACAAGATCAGAACTCGGATGAGATAAAGGCCAAACCTCAACTCCTAGAGAAGATAAAAGAAGAGCTGGACAATGAAGTGTACAAAATGACCATGTTTCTATGCTACCGGAGCATGCTGGAGAACCACAGGGAGCTGTTCAAACTGCAGCTGGAagacatggagagagagagagaggacaacaAGGAGAAGATCCAGTCAGTGGAGAAGTTAAtaacagagagtgagagagaaaaggcaaCTGAGACAACAGAAGAACtcctcagagaaaaacagaagctgTTGAGTGCTCAGTGGAcactggagaggagaaaggaagaaCTTAAGAAGGtgcagctgaacacagagaAAGTGCTGCAGAGCGAAGAGGCAGACGGTCTTCTGACCAGGATGACCGAGAGGAAGCAGAATTTAGAGAAAGGAGCATATAGTTTGGGTAACCTTATTATAACTTCTGCTATGTGGGTATTTTTCTGGATCTGTCATTCTGTTCCTGGATCATCATCAATGATATTGTTCCAGGAAGATCACAAACACGGTATGTCTGATCGTACAGATGTCCGCACATGTATAGAGCCGACTCTGCAGCCAGCACAGATCAGGTACTGACACCATCCCTTTTATCTAACAGCCATTTACTACAGAAGAtatcaacagcaacaaaaacgtGTGTTTAGTTGGAGGACTTGTTGTTATCAAGACATGTAATTTCACTACCACTTGAATAAAGTGCTTTTCTGACTTGGccaaatgttttcttcattaATACAAAGCCATTTGCTTCACATATTTAGAGTGAGACTGTGCTGGACAATATATTAAAGAGTGAGGCAACACTTAACAGTTTTGGTAGGCTGCTGATGTATTTTGTCTATGATTTAACTATAAGGGTCAGCTAATTCTAATTACTTGAAGGTctaacacacagatgtgttaaGCTCAGATGTCAGGGGATGTGATTGTTCTTTATTATCTACGCCTGTTGACCTCTGTCTCCACAGTTGTACTGCTGTTCCATTTTTTGCCTCACTACAATAACACTAAATATGACTAGACAACTAAATATTACTTGCAGCTCATTAGGAATTTACATACAAAGAGCTGTACAGTGTGTTGGTATATAATAAATTCAAACTATTTTGAAGTAGCTATGTCCACCTCAACATCTACAAGTCACAATGTTACAGTAATCTTAttacttgcattttttttttgtctatatAATTTTAGTAACTGAACATTAGACACAGTATCTTGTAAGTGACGAAAGAGACTATACTTGCAACCTTAATAAGGTCCTTTTACGTGATATGTTATTTCAATATTGTAATACTCTATAGCTTTCTGTCCCACTGTGAGATAGTGTGttttacagtaacagtaaaacaaacaggtcaattcattcatttagtaaGCTATTATGTTATATTACTGGTAATCATTTACTTTACTGATAGTGCTGTGCATAGAGTTAAACAGCAGCTATTCACACAGTTAcggtgaaagtgaaaggaacTTGATATCTGACAGATAAGAGTCTCAGATTAAATATTAACCGTATTCACCTGTTTGGAGACAAACGCCAATCTGTAAAATCGTACATgaagtttgattttctttttgagtttggttgtactgtatgtatgcTTCAAATATTCCTTTACaacaattcatttatttgaatgtatttgttGTTAAATGTCCTGTCATTAATATGGGTTTATTATCCTCCATTATATTCagaaggcaaatattgtactctACTATAACTATTTGACAGCTTAAGGcactttttatttgtattgttgaATATCACACTATATCACACTGTTACTCTGCAAAGTTTAATTGAACATGATGCTGAATTTTACTTGGCATCAGTTACTGAAGATTACACAAAATGTTGATTTGCAGCAGTATAATTTAACATTATACTATATATCACTTTGCACGGGTATTATTGAATATAACACTCAGAGTTACATGGTATTAGTGTAAATGTTACTTTGCATTAgttatttaaagttaaatattaCTTTGTATTTGCATTAGGATTttacaaaacataaaattacCTTTATATTggtaaaaagacaaaattatTATGTCTCACTTCAGCTTCAGACATGCTCTGAGATtaaagttttaaatgtatgatCCTTCACAAACTTACAATGGCCCTGATACTTTATGATATCACAATACACTTGTAAATGTATAACTGGTAATGTAATGGATTTTTGTACCTGGCTATTGGTATTTGTTACTTTAGTAAAGACTTTCAATACTTTCTCAATCGCTACCGCTTACAAGATTATCAAGATATTTCACATTAATGTATATGTCCCTCTGAATCCCAAGCAGTTTCTGGCTGTTTTTtgcttctgtcacatttttactCACTGTGGTCTAATTTTTCACTGCAAAGTGAAGTGCTGCACCTTTATAGATTCAGGAAAACCATGGCTATAGGCTTATGTAAACCACTTATGTCTTCATGCAGTGTACCAAGATTTAAAAGCTATAAATCACATTTCGAATAACGTTTCACAGCCATTTTCCCAAGATAAACACTGAACTTCTCCTCTCTGTATTTCTCTCATTCCTCTCTTTCTGACTTCTTAAGTCACCCTTCGTGAAAAGGAGGTTTGTCCAGGAAATACGTTTTTTAATTTGACCTGAAACAAGTTGTGTAAGACACTGAGAGCAGGCATATAGAGCCTGCTCGTTGGTGCTGAGCGGCTCTGAGCAGATATGTTACGCCTGCAAGACAATACCACGGGACTTAAAAAACCAAAAGTATCCTTGAAGCGCGTATACTCGGCGTATGTCCGTCATTCAGGGCTTTCCGGAAGCAGTAAGACGCGTcgaattatttgttttttacagaattTGGATAGAgtaaactgtttattttctgcaaatTTCCAAAGAAGACATGGCTATCAAGGCGAGGTTGATGAAATTTCATGAAATTCTCCTGTCTTCTCCGGCCTGTTTAGACATGTTGTGCTTGTCGCTTGTGAAACTTGAGAATCTGACGATTACGCAAGTTTTTTCGGTTTTTGGATAGGACAAATGGTTTGTAAATGccagtcatttaaaaataagtgGTATTTCGATCCCGCCGGCGGGATTTGGGATTCTGAGTACTGAATGTTTGACAGGATATGTTAATATTATAAcaattgatatttttaaatatgcatttttaaatagtttctagttttttaaaaaaaaaaatttttctttatgttttctaGAACTTCatgatgaggaggagcagaaTGGCCTGTACCTTGTTGAGTCTTTTACTTTGTTCAGTGCTCCAAATCTTGTGTGGAGGGAAATCTCTCATCAATAGGCTCGAGTTAAATACTTGAAGTATAGTTAACATGTGATGTCTGATAATATATTTTGTTTGCATTTCAATCATATTCACAAATAACATCTACAACATGGTACAAATAGACACaagaaaagcaaataaataaatatttgttaaatgctgcagtgacaaaacacaaccaaatgataaaacacagtggacatacaacacaataaaatacagATAACACTACATAACTGAATttcaaagtaaatgttttattggatGTGTGTCACATCTTTCCTCAGGCTCATCAAAACCTTTGAAATCTAGTAACAATGCAGAGGAGCAACGTGAGTCACAGTGACTATGACTTCCtaatacaaattacatttttaatttctaatTGTGATAACAATTTCTTCCtgtcttgttttatcatttcagcTGGCATCTTCTCCATCACATCGTCTTGTCCTTACTGTATCATTGTTGGCTTGGTTGGTGGTATAGCTGGTGGACTTGTATTGATTGTGGTTCTCTTTATTgtctggaaatgtaaaaaactaaaatcagtaagtaaaaaaaatagctttgatatttaatattaataatttgaTATTATCAGTGTTAATACAAATATGTAAATCTtcagaatgttttattttcttctccaatATTGTTGGTCTCTCCCTTTGAGAGTAATTCATATATTCAGGCTACATTCAAGTGCTGGTAAATCtttcagtttgtattatttgtgtAATATTTCCTTCTACCATGAACATTCATCCGTGTCTTTTTCAGAGGCGTACATTTTCTCAGCAAAAAAGAAGGCTTCATTTGACAAAAAGCTCCGGAAACAATCCATGAAGACACAAGAAGAACTCGACGCATGGGGGGCAGTTTTGTCTCCGTTGATGGAACTGAAGACCGAAGTTGTGAACCAGAGAGAGAAATTCAGACTGCAGCTAGAAGAAATAGAGAAcgaaagagaggaaaacaaggagAAGATTCAGTTAGTGGAGAAGGAAATAGCAGAGAGTGAGAAGGAAAAGGCAACTGACAGAACAGAGGGCTACCTGAGAGAAAAGCAAAGCCCTTTTAAATGCTCAGTGGAAACTGGAGAAAGGAAGAGGTggagaaacagcagctgaacatggataagctgctgcagaaaacagAGGGTATGAATGTGAcattgacagacaggaagaggaaagtAGAGAACCAAATGGAAGGGATTCAGTCGTTCCtggaagagggagacagtgatgACGAAAACACTCACCTTCACAGAAAGTAGTCGCGAAGTTCAGATTCTAGAATTGgttgtaaacacagagtcagtTAAACTATCAttaatgattatatatatataaataaatacatgatgaatagataaataaatactttttcatCATAAATGACTGATAAAGCATTTTATGGTATGTTATAAATTAGCTACTTACTATTGATTgattaactgtaaatgtaacatGTATCAAAGATGGTTATACATAGTTCACAAGCATCTCAGTCCTTCCTGCAGAAAATATACATATTAATTGAGTCCAAATGAGTAAAAACTGTACTTGGACTTAAAATAACTATTTGTAAACATAAGaagattgttgagtctcattacTAACGTGTAAAATAATGATGCTTTGAGTTGGTGGATGAGGCGGCCGCCATCGAGTGTTGAAATAAATTTGTCAGGcaatttgtctttttccccctcGTGCATGTAATTGTAAATTGAATCCACAACATGTTATAGTTTTTAAACGAAGGCACCAGGTGTCACTCTTTGCAAATGTCattaattatttgttcattCTCAATTAATCTctctttaatcatttttattacatttagttGATCATTAATGTCATTACTGTCTCTAGAACTGACAGGAGCATGTTTTAAGAATGTtgtaacaaaacacaacatagatgCTAGTTTACTCTTCATCATCGTATGTGATGCTGACTGCTGGGTGTTGTGCTGTTGGGTAGGTTGTCGATTTCAGATACAATAAGCAAAGTATGTAAAATGATATTCCTTATAGAGATATACTTATATCAAGTCATGTAACAATTGACTGCATGCAACATCatcatttgtgtctttgttatggtttgatttgaattttttttttatcttgtattTTACatgtcttctttaaaaaaaatgacaatcgTGAAAGTATAGACTGCGAACAGAAGTACactgtgaaatgtattttgctTGTAAATACTTGTCAGGCGAGTTTCTCGGGACTGTGCAATTTTAAAGGTCTAAAAAAGTCTGATAATACATCCATTCTAAGCaataaatgaaaagtgaaatgaagtGATTTTCCTATTGAGCTTTTTTCCCAATTAAAGTCAATGAAATAAACAACTTCACATTGAATGCAAgctataacacacacacacacatacacacgtcaACAGTGCTAACAGGGGACTACATTTCTCCAGTATCTATGAGGGGACCTCTGTTTCTGGTCATTTAGAAGAAACGGTTAATAAATGccccagaaaaagaaaaaaataacaacaccaAAGCTAAAACAAGGCACCACCCATGAGCAAAGCACACGTCAGGAAATATACGAGGAATAAAGTGGAAGCGTAATGTAAGGAACAAAAACCAGAAACATGACACAGACAATCTGGAAACGactgcagagagaacagaggctTAAATACAAACCAAACTAATGAGgggatgagctgcaggtggagtaaggaggaaaaacacaggtgagggaaaTGAACGGAAAAACGCCAGAAACAGGGAAGAGGCTGACTGTAAATCACTGGAGGTAGGGAAAGGCTACTGAGGGAGCtgcagtgcaggtgtggaggcACACCTGTTCCCTTTTACATATCTCAGTACTTCACCATTTAGTGCTTACTTTTacttgtttgcttttattttgttttgttttaatttaattttgtcaTATCTGATATTAACTTATTTTGATAATTTTGTTGCAGAGTCTCTCAACCAAAGACTTTCACATGAGTGTACCTGTCCAACCAGAGTCATGATAAACaccttgaatcttgaatcaaCTGAATATTTCAGTTACAGAATACAACTTATAATATTATTCATGTCATGTACTCAACAGTATTTTACTATACAGTGACTTATTTCACTGCAGTCTAGGAGTGAACACAGTACACACCTTATCTGTTGGGTCAaagtacaattttttttttttttttttattaatgaagGACTTCGGCAGTTTGGCTTCGTAGACTCTGGTGAGAACGGACTCAGAGATACAACAGGTAAGAGTCTTTTGTtgagaaaacatatttttatctAAATCTTAACGCTGCTCTCactattttttcattttaagtttcatttgtgttgtttgattTTGTGGAGGAAAAGCAAACTGGTTATTTACACTGTTGATAAGAGAAGCTTCTGTACCTGCAGCGTGTGGACAAAtatttcctgcagtgtgtttattgtgtgaGTTCGATGTTTTCTAGCTTTGACTCATTTCttgtgttttagtttttcaCAGATATACATGTTGTCAGTTGtattggttttttttattagtgtAATCTCAATGTGGCTCACCGCTCATGTAATCTTAACATAATCACTAAGAGGGTCTCTTACTGTGAGTTACAACAATATGGAATAGTGATACAGTTTAACTTCAACTAACTCTTCTACTGTGTGTCTATTGACACTGTTGAGCTGTAGGTGAAACTAGTTTACATGATGTGCAGCATGAATAGCATGTAATTTTTCATTTCTGTCCACAACGACAAAGGTAATATGTCATTTAGTCCAGTTTCAAttcataaacaaacataaacaaactaaataatgcAGCCGAAGAACATGTCTTCATTTAATTGTCTTTTTAGATGTTATTAATCTCTTATCAGAATTTTTGCGGCAGAAGGAGCTCAGACGTTTTTTCTCTTCAAGGTCAGAATCTCAAACCACTGCCTCCCTTCTTGgtggtgttgctgttgtttttaatgtgtcacTTATTTGTAGAAGCTGTTATATTTaaacaaatatgaaacatataaaatcaaaatggctgaaaatGGCTCTCTGATACTGACACAGAAAATGGCGGCCATCCTGCTCTGTAACAATAGAGGCGTAAGGCGTGGTGGATTCTGCTTTATTACCTAGAAACAAGGTGAAGGTCAGACATTTAATGTGCGCTCTGTAACGTTTGCTGGAGGAGGAAGTACGGACCGGCGCCGGTTCTTGTGAACTGTGCCATAGGCCTTTTAGTTGATGTGTAGTATTCTTAATGCTACAGTGATATTTCTCAccacagtatgtgtgtttgttactttatgattccattttttaattcaagttAATGTAAATCAACATTGATAGGGCACATAATATCTTTGTGCctcatttttgtgcatgtgatggaacagaaaaaaaggaattacTGTATCTGCTCAGAAGTTTAAGTCTACATAGCAAACCGAAGTTAAGGCTAATCTGATCATCATTTTGGTCCTTTTTTCTACaaattaacatttcaaaatattttatttccccAGAACTCCAGGATGTGTGGCCTAAATGATGGATTGTCCCTTAAAGCTGAGCTCAGTTTTTTCAGAGCTTTGGTTCTCCAACACACTGTGATCCTCCTCCTACTGACAGGCTCTTGTGGAGGTAATTTACACTCAGACACAAGCACTGTGTTAAGCCTgtataaaaagaggaaaacaaaaaaaaacgtgttcATCAGGCAACAGTGAGTTTGTGCACAAGATTTAAGAACCTGTGTTGTTCCAGGCCAGGCTCAGGACGCTCAACCACCTCTGAGAATGGTGACATTAGTTGGTGAAGACGTGGTGTTGCCGTGCCGCCTGGAACCTcccctggatgctgtttcaaagAGCGTGGAGTGGGCGAGACCTGACCTGGAGCCCAGATTTGTCCATGTGTGGCATGAAGGTCGAGACCTCCTGATAAACCAAAACCCGTCTTACAGAGGAAGAACATCAGTGTCCATCGACAAACTGAAGCAGGGAGATCTTTCACTGCTTCTGTCTGCAGTGAAACTCTCTGATAATGGACTTTACAGATGCTACTTTCcctcaaaagacaaaaaaactcatgttgagcttgttgttggtgagtGTTCTTTGCACAAAATTTGTATAATGTTCCTACATAACTTCTCATTTTTACTGCCTCAAATCACGACAGGAGAAAAGTGTTTGCCTCAGACATGActagaaaatgcaaaaaaaaatacacttggaaatgtcctgatgtcTTACTAGAAAGATTTTTGTCACATCAACACGGTTGGAAATCTTTCCTGATATAACCTTAAAATGATCAGTTTTTATTGCTCCAAACATGATGAGAAAAATGTTGCACATCGCATCAAATGTATCAGTTGTGTGAACAAAGGTAGGCGAAACATTTCCCAAAGTGTTGTTTAAAAGAATTTAGCAATGCTGCCACAAatatggctggaaaatgtctgaAGATCTTGTTTAAAGTATCAGTTTTTGGTCGGTTtggttatatatattaaaataatgtgttCTCCTTCTCAGGTTCTGTGGCGTCACCAGTCATAGCTGGGATTAACATAAACAGCACTGCAGAGGTTCTACAGTGTGAGTCTACAGGCtggtatccagaacctgaggtgttctggctggacggtgagggaaacctcctctctgctggacctacagagacagtcagaggtcctgatgacctctatactgtcagcagcagagtgactgtggagaagagacacagcaacagcttcacctgtagagtccaacagaaccacaTCAACCAGACCAGAGAGACTGAAATCAAAGTTTCAGGTTggttttgtcagtttttttctctAATGTCCTTATTTTCTCTTCCAACAGCTGATGTCTAGTTGTATATAACcactgttctgttgtgtttcttaTCATTTCAGCTGACTGTTTGGAGGCCACGTCTTGTTCTGCTCATGTTGCTGTTCTAGTGGTTTGTGTGCTCCTCTTTATTGTTGCAGCAGCCTGTGTTGTGTGGAAATGGAGACAAATCCAAACCAAAGGTGAGTTTAACTGATGTGATGTGAACAACTGGCCACAAGATGTCACTGGTGATTGTACAATATGAATTTAGGTTTTAGAGCATGATGTTAATTAaggaaaaatcaataaagaagCTAAAATATGACAAAGTTTAGTACACATCAGTGACTTGACTCGGTGAGTCTTGTGTCAGGAGCTGGTTTTGGTTCCAGTCCACCTTGAAACTGCAGACATGATCTGAGAGTATCAGAAATCAGATCCTGTTACAAGATGGTGTTTAATTTTCTAATAAAACAATGGACATGCTgtagaataataaaaaatgctttattGTGTCTCTGTTGTGTTCACTCTGACACCTTCTCTCTACAAAATGCATCAGCAGAACAAGTCTGAACTGAATCTgacactgtttc containing:
- the LOC115590456 gene encoding uncharacterized protein LOC115590456, which gives rise to MRTFKDFDLAASELKSCCAQKASQHSSSKEGQDQNSDEIKAKPQLLEKIKEELDNEVYKMTMFLCYRSMLENHRELFKLQLEDMEREREDNKEKIQSVEKLITESEREKATETTEELLREKQKLLSAQWTLERRKEELKKVQLNTEKVLQSEEADGLLTRMTERKQNLEKGAYSLGNLIITSAMWVFFWICHSVPGSSSMILFQEDHKHGMSDRTDVRTCIEPTLQPAQIRY
- the LOC115590457 gene encoding butyrophilin subfamily 1 member A1-like produces the protein MELKTEVVNQREKFRLQLEEIENEREENKEKIQLVEKEIAESEKEKNSRMCGLNDGLSLKAELSFFRALVLQHTVILLLLTGSCGGQAQDAQPPLRMVTLVGEDVVLPCRLEPPLDAVSKSVEWARPDLEPRFVHVWHEGRDLLINQNPSYRGRTSVSIDKLKQGDLSLLLSAVKLSDNGLYRCYFPSKDKKTHVELVVGSVASPVIAGININSTAEVLQCESTGWYPEPEVFWLDGEGNLLSAGPTETVRGPDDLYTVSSRVTVEKRHSNSFTCRVQQNHINQTRETEIKVSADCLEFTSCSAHVAVLVVFVLLFIVAAACVVWKWRQIQTKERKKQQEDQTEREQLISERTEDLRKEMVKLKEELKEKDETLKKNKEEQKDFKQEVYSKLTEQSEELQKQREKLRQQQTVMETNIKVIEKEMQSVEKMAEGERFHKMKEITLTAKTQLHKRKQEDEKLNLQTTTILNKTTELLKKIPDRKKEEAQGKSQ